From one Chanodichthys erythropterus isolate Z2021 chromosome 3, ASM2448905v1, whole genome shotgun sequence genomic stretch:
- the micall2a gene encoding MICAL-like protein 2a isoform X1: MAAIKALQQWCKIQCDGYRDVTISNMSTSFRDGLAFCALIHKFRPDLINFESLSKDNVYYNNNLAFRVAEDHLGIPALLDAEDMVALPVPDRLSILTYVSQYYNYFHGRSPIGGVGGIKRHAEDSKEVPSEKKNLPVVAKNLNIKTNTENRPPQTEMPKTIRDNRPSLNIQKSAPEKHVLATPARQTGTDLQKSPGAKCVQAPITPLRARSPQPHRDAEKTVLVESSNKTGTLNSKCAVCETHVHLVQRHLVDGKLYHRSCFKCSVCYGTLKSGAYKLGGDNGSLVCTIHQHAQNGFKPTVKPFKSSGFTLADLVPKSDLGDQPSAQRYISVLSAPIKAVPRPVELSPAPQSWTASAQRTQAARQKFFQSCGPAAEHQPTTRPQSGPSESFTYQNTSLKMEKGRTCALTNGKLLEGNTNNNNALNSNPGAHQRLKIGCSSAEVSSWRQELHRRDATGRAAPSSPAISISSMSTKESLYLSAISKERSRPPSLLLSTAKDVQSCNAPTDWRSKPKAVPNGPRLKSPDNAKDESDPCLKVQDAPTSSISNNSHCSNVAQKTEREQQQGALVQSGACTPTGTCVHSALIQPFSPVVPCLVETCDGQGSKPDCSLSSCILPSQSCHKPSSPKQPRRRSAMSSYNGNMSSKNGLLCETRSPTIKPCYITPDQISKELQDIENTLNDLENEGVELERRLRIYEEEGHGDLLMDPLMVDWFNLIRKKQSYIRRESELMYIARTQDLEEQQPGVEGELRRLINKPEHLKTLEEKKRETELLNRLMKIVNDRNAIVEGLEEDRLREEEEDQQLNEMMQRLGLQKFKNKRKSSFSKLFRRRSKKASMGE, translated from the exons ATGGCGGCTATCAAGGCGCTTCAGCAGTGGTGTAAGATTCAGTGCGATGGATACAGAGATGTGACCATCAGCAACATGAGCACGTCGTTCAGAGATGGACTGGCCTTCTGCGCTCTCATCCACAAGTTCAGACCGGACCTAAT aaaCTTTGAGTCTCTCTCCAAAGACAATGTGTACTACAACAACAACTTG GCGTTCCGTGTGGCTGAAGACCATCTGGGAATCCCGGCTCTTCTGGATGCAGAGGACATGGTGGCTTTGCCTGTCCCAGACAGACTCAGCATCCTCACATATGTCTCACAATACTATAACTACTTCCATGGCCGCTCACCAA TCGGGGGAGTTGGAGGTATCAAGCGGCATGCTGAAGACTCAAAGGAGGTGCCATCAGAGAAGAAAAATCTGCCTGTGGTTGCCAAAAACCTCAATATCAAAACAAATACAGAGAACCGTCCTCCTCAAACTGAAATGCCAAAAACTATCAGAGACAACCGTCCATCTCTTAACATCCAGAAAAGTGCTCCAGAGAAGCACGTTCTAGCTACTCCAGCTAGGCAGACTGGCACGGACTTGCAGAAATCTCCAGGGGCGAAATGTGTGCAGGCGCCCATCACACCCCTCAGAGCGAGATCTCCACAACCACACAGAGATGCTGAG AAAACTGTCTTGGTGGAGAGCTCAAATAAAACCGGCACATTGAACAGTAAATGTGCAGTGTGTGAAACTCATGTACATTTGGTCCAGAGACACCTGGTAGATGGGAAGCTCTACCACCGGAGCTGCTTTAA GTGTAGTGTATGCTATGGGACACTGAAATCAGGGGCATATAAACTAGGAGGGGACAATGGCTCACTGGTCTGCACTATTCACCAACATGCCCAAAACGGCTTCAAGCCTACTGTTAAGCCTTTTAAGAGCAGTGGATTTACGCTTGCTGATTTGGTGCCCAAATCTGATCTTGGAGATCAGCCGTCTGCACAGCGCTACATCTCTGTATTATCTGCACCCATCAAAGCTGTGCCCAGACCAGTGGAGCTCAGTCCCGCTCCACAGTCATGGACAGCCTCTGCTCAGAGGACTCAGGCAGCCAGGCAGAAGTTCTTTCAGTCCTGTGGCCCAGCAGCAGAACATCAGCCCACCACAAGACCGCAGTCAGGCCCCTCAGAGTCCTTCACCTATCAGAACACCAGTCTGAAGATGGAGAAAGGCAGAACCTGTGCTCTGACAAACGGAAAACTACTTGAAGGAAACACGAACAACAACAATGCGCTTAATTCTAACCCAGGAGCACACCAGCG GCTAAAAATTGGATGCTCTTCTGCGGAGGTCTCTAGCTGGCGGCAAGAGTTACACAGACGAGATGCAACAGGAAGGGCCGCTCCATCCAGCCCTGCTATCAGCATTAGCAGCATGAGCACCAAAGAATCCCTCTACCTCAGTGCCATCAGCAAGGAGCGCAGCAGACCTCCATCCCTGCTGCTTTCTACTGCCAAAG ATGTTCAGAGCTGCAACGCCCCGACTGACTGGAGATCAAAGCCAAAGGCCGTTCCAAATGGACCAAGACTAAA ATCTCCTGATAATGCCAAGGATGAAAGTGACCCTTGTTTAAAGGTGCAAGATGCTCCAACCTCCTCTATATCAAACAACTCTCATTGCTCCAATGTTGCCCAGAAAACTGAACGGGAACAGCAGCAAGGTGCCTTGG TTCAAAGTGGAGCATGTACACCAACAGGTACATGTGTACATTCTGCCCTTATCCAGCCTTTCAGTCCTGTTGTCCCATGCTTGGTAGAGACCTGTGATGGGCAAG GTTCAAAACCTGACTGTTCCTTGTCCTCATGTATCTTGCCCTCTCAGTCCTGCCACAAACCTTCATCTCCAAAACAACCTCGCCGCAGGTCGGCGATGTCCA GTTACAATGGAAATATGTCATCTAAAAATGGTTTACTCTGTGAAACAAGGTCACCTACT ATAAAGCCTTGCTACATCACTCCAGACCAGATCTCAAAAGAGCTCCAGGACATTGAGAACACACTGAATGATTTGGAGAATGAAGGCGTGGAGTTGGAGAGGAGACTTCGCATTTATGAAGAAG AGGGTCATGGGGACCTTCTGATGGATCCCTTGATGGTGGACTGGTTTAACCTGATTCGGAAAAAACAAAGCTACATACGCAGGGAGTCAGAGTTGATGTACAT agcaAGAACACAGGATCTGGAGGAGCAGCAGCCGGGAGTAGAAGGAGAGCTCAGGAGATTAATCAATAAACCAG AACATCTCAAGACTCTGGAAGAGAAGAAGCGGGAAACTGAGCTGTTGAACAGACTGATGAAGATTGTGAATGACAGGAACGCCATTGTTGAGGGTCTGGAGGAGGACAGGTTAAG ggaggaggaggaagatcAACAGTTGAATGAAATGATGCAAAGACTGG GTCTTCAGAAGTTTAAAAACAAACGCAAGTCGTCCTTTTCAAAGTTATTTCGACGGAGAAGTAAAAAAGCCTCAATGGGAGAGTGA
- the micall2a gene encoding MICAL-like protein 2a isoform X3: protein MAAIKALQQWCKIQCDGYRDVTISNMSTSFRDGLAFCALIHKFRPDLINFESLSKDNVYYNNNLAFRVAEDHLGIPALLDAEDMVALPVPDRLSILTYVSQYYNYFHGRSPIGGVGGIKRHAEDSKEVPSEKKNLPVVAKNLNIKTNTENRPPQTEMPKTIRDNRPSLNIQKSAPEKHVLATPARQTGTDLQKSPGAKCVQAPITPLRARSPQPHRDAEKTVLVESSNKTGTLNSKCAVCETHVHLVQRHLVDGKLYHRSCFKCSVCYGTLKSGAYKLGGDNGSLVCTIHQHAQNGFKPTVKPFKSSGFTLADLVPKSDLGDQPSAQRYISVLSAPIKAVPRPVELSPAPQSWTASAQRTQAARQKFFQSCGPAAEHQPTTRPQSGPSESFTYQNTSLKMEKGRTCALTNGKLLEGNTNNNNALNSNPGAHQRLKIGCSSAEVSSWRQELHRRDATGRAAPSSPAISISSMSTKESLYLSAISKERSRPPSLLLSTAKDVQSCNAPTDWRSKPKAVPNGPRLKSPDNAKDESDPCLKVQDAPTSSISNNSHCSNVAQKTEREQQQGALVQSGACTPTGTCVHSALIQPFSPVVPCLVETCDGQGSKPDCSLSSCILPSQSCHKPSSPKQPRRRSAMSSYNGNMSSKNGLLCETRSPTIKPCYITPDQISKELQDIENTLNDLENEGVELERRLRIYEEVPMLMPRAGRLIENQNSEPLTDVIFPCWLFRFFNPVNASHLKTY from the exons ATGGCGGCTATCAAGGCGCTTCAGCAGTGGTGTAAGATTCAGTGCGATGGATACAGAGATGTGACCATCAGCAACATGAGCACGTCGTTCAGAGATGGACTGGCCTTCTGCGCTCTCATCCACAAGTTCAGACCGGACCTAAT aaaCTTTGAGTCTCTCTCCAAAGACAATGTGTACTACAACAACAACTTG GCGTTCCGTGTGGCTGAAGACCATCTGGGAATCCCGGCTCTTCTGGATGCAGAGGACATGGTGGCTTTGCCTGTCCCAGACAGACTCAGCATCCTCACATATGTCTCACAATACTATAACTACTTCCATGGCCGCTCACCAA TCGGGGGAGTTGGAGGTATCAAGCGGCATGCTGAAGACTCAAAGGAGGTGCCATCAGAGAAGAAAAATCTGCCTGTGGTTGCCAAAAACCTCAATATCAAAACAAATACAGAGAACCGTCCTCCTCAAACTGAAATGCCAAAAACTATCAGAGACAACCGTCCATCTCTTAACATCCAGAAAAGTGCTCCAGAGAAGCACGTTCTAGCTACTCCAGCTAGGCAGACTGGCACGGACTTGCAGAAATCTCCAGGGGCGAAATGTGTGCAGGCGCCCATCACACCCCTCAGAGCGAGATCTCCACAACCACACAGAGATGCTGAG AAAACTGTCTTGGTGGAGAGCTCAAATAAAACCGGCACATTGAACAGTAAATGTGCAGTGTGTGAAACTCATGTACATTTGGTCCAGAGACACCTGGTAGATGGGAAGCTCTACCACCGGAGCTGCTTTAA GTGTAGTGTATGCTATGGGACACTGAAATCAGGGGCATATAAACTAGGAGGGGACAATGGCTCACTGGTCTGCACTATTCACCAACATGCCCAAAACGGCTTCAAGCCTACTGTTAAGCCTTTTAAGAGCAGTGGATTTACGCTTGCTGATTTGGTGCCCAAATCTGATCTTGGAGATCAGCCGTCTGCACAGCGCTACATCTCTGTATTATCTGCACCCATCAAAGCTGTGCCCAGACCAGTGGAGCTCAGTCCCGCTCCACAGTCATGGACAGCCTCTGCTCAGAGGACTCAGGCAGCCAGGCAGAAGTTCTTTCAGTCCTGTGGCCCAGCAGCAGAACATCAGCCCACCACAAGACCGCAGTCAGGCCCCTCAGAGTCCTTCACCTATCAGAACACCAGTCTGAAGATGGAGAAAGGCAGAACCTGTGCTCTGACAAACGGAAAACTACTTGAAGGAAACACGAACAACAACAATGCGCTTAATTCTAACCCAGGAGCACACCAGCG GCTAAAAATTGGATGCTCTTCTGCGGAGGTCTCTAGCTGGCGGCAAGAGTTACACAGACGAGATGCAACAGGAAGGGCCGCTCCATCCAGCCCTGCTATCAGCATTAGCAGCATGAGCACCAAAGAATCCCTCTACCTCAGTGCCATCAGCAAGGAGCGCAGCAGACCTCCATCCCTGCTGCTTTCTACTGCCAAAG ATGTTCAGAGCTGCAACGCCCCGACTGACTGGAGATCAAAGCCAAAGGCCGTTCCAAATGGACCAAGACTAAA ATCTCCTGATAATGCCAAGGATGAAAGTGACCCTTGTTTAAAGGTGCAAGATGCTCCAACCTCCTCTATATCAAACAACTCTCATTGCTCCAATGTTGCCCAGAAAACTGAACGGGAACAGCAGCAAGGTGCCTTGG TTCAAAGTGGAGCATGTACACCAACAGGTACATGTGTACATTCTGCCCTTATCCAGCCTTTCAGTCCTGTTGTCCCATGCTTGGTAGAGACCTGTGATGGGCAAG GTTCAAAACCTGACTGTTCCTTGTCCTCATGTATCTTGCCCTCTCAGTCCTGCCACAAACCTTCATCTCCAAAACAACCTCGCCGCAGGTCGGCGATGTCCA GTTACAATGGAAATATGTCATCTAAAAATGGTTTACTCTGTGAAACAAGGTCACCTACT ATAAAGCCTTGCTACATCACTCCAGACCAGATCTCAAAAGAGCTCCAGGACATTGAGAACACACTGAATGATTTGGAGAATGAAGGCGTGGAGTTGGAGAGGAGACTTCGCATTTATGAAGAAG TGCCGATGCTGATgcctagggctggacgattaatcgaaaaccaaaattcagaacctctaaccgacgtaattttcccatgttGGTTATTTCggttttttaatcctgttaatgCTTCccacttaaaaacatactag
- the micall2a gene encoding MICAL-like protein 2a isoform X2, whose amino-acid sequence MVALPVPDRLSILTYVSQYYNYFHGRSPIGGVGGIKRHAEDSKEVPSEKKNLPVVAKNLNIKTNTENRPPQTEMPKTIRDNRPSLNIQKSAPEKHVLATPARQTGTDLQKSPGAKCVQAPITPLRARSPQPHRDAEKTVLVESSNKTGTLNSKCAVCETHVHLVQRHLVDGKLYHRSCFKCSVCYGTLKSGAYKLGGDNGSLVCTIHQHAQNGFKPTVKPFKSSGFTLADLVPKSDLGDQPSAQRYISVLSAPIKAVPRPVELSPAPQSWTASAQRTQAARQKFFQSCGPAAEHQPTTRPQSGPSESFTYQNTSLKMEKGRTCALTNGKLLEGNTNNNNALNSNPGAHQRLKIGCSSAEVSSWRQELHRRDATGRAAPSSPAISISSMSTKESLYLSAISKERSRPPSLLLSTAKDVQSCNAPTDWRSKPKAVPNGPRLKSPDNAKDESDPCLKVQDAPTSSISNNSHCSNVAQKTEREQQQGALVQSGACTPTGTCVHSALIQPFSPVVPCLVETCDGQGSKPDCSLSSCILPSQSCHKPSSPKQPRRRSAMSSYNGNMSSKNGLLCETRSPTIKPCYITPDQISKELQDIENTLNDLENEGVELERRLRIYEEEGHGDLLMDPLMVDWFNLIRKKQSYIRRESELMYIARTQDLEEQQPGVEGELRRLINKPEHLKTLEEKKRETELLNRLMKIVNDRNAIVEGLEEDRLREEEEDQQLNEMMQRLGLQKFKNKRKSSFSKLFRRRSKKASMGE is encoded by the exons ATGGTGGCTTTGCCTGTCCCAGACAGACTCAGCATCCTCACATATGTCTCACAATACTATAACTACTTCCATGGCCGCTCACCAA TCGGGGGAGTTGGAGGTATCAAGCGGCATGCTGAAGACTCAAAGGAGGTGCCATCAGAGAAGAAAAATCTGCCTGTGGTTGCCAAAAACCTCAATATCAAAACAAATACAGAGAACCGTCCTCCTCAAACTGAAATGCCAAAAACTATCAGAGACAACCGTCCATCTCTTAACATCCAGAAAAGTGCTCCAGAGAAGCACGTTCTAGCTACTCCAGCTAGGCAGACTGGCACGGACTTGCAGAAATCTCCAGGGGCGAAATGTGTGCAGGCGCCCATCACACCCCTCAGAGCGAGATCTCCACAACCACACAGAGATGCTGAG AAAACTGTCTTGGTGGAGAGCTCAAATAAAACCGGCACATTGAACAGTAAATGTGCAGTGTGTGAAACTCATGTACATTTGGTCCAGAGACACCTGGTAGATGGGAAGCTCTACCACCGGAGCTGCTTTAA GTGTAGTGTATGCTATGGGACACTGAAATCAGGGGCATATAAACTAGGAGGGGACAATGGCTCACTGGTCTGCACTATTCACCAACATGCCCAAAACGGCTTCAAGCCTACTGTTAAGCCTTTTAAGAGCAGTGGATTTACGCTTGCTGATTTGGTGCCCAAATCTGATCTTGGAGATCAGCCGTCTGCACAGCGCTACATCTCTGTATTATCTGCACCCATCAAAGCTGTGCCCAGACCAGTGGAGCTCAGTCCCGCTCCACAGTCATGGACAGCCTCTGCTCAGAGGACTCAGGCAGCCAGGCAGAAGTTCTTTCAGTCCTGTGGCCCAGCAGCAGAACATCAGCCCACCACAAGACCGCAGTCAGGCCCCTCAGAGTCCTTCACCTATCAGAACACCAGTCTGAAGATGGAGAAAGGCAGAACCTGTGCTCTGACAAACGGAAAACTACTTGAAGGAAACACGAACAACAACAATGCGCTTAATTCTAACCCAGGAGCACACCAGCG GCTAAAAATTGGATGCTCTTCTGCGGAGGTCTCTAGCTGGCGGCAAGAGTTACACAGACGAGATGCAACAGGAAGGGCCGCTCCATCCAGCCCTGCTATCAGCATTAGCAGCATGAGCACCAAAGAATCCCTCTACCTCAGTGCCATCAGCAAGGAGCGCAGCAGACCTCCATCCCTGCTGCTTTCTACTGCCAAAG ATGTTCAGAGCTGCAACGCCCCGACTGACTGGAGATCAAAGCCAAAGGCCGTTCCAAATGGACCAAGACTAAA ATCTCCTGATAATGCCAAGGATGAAAGTGACCCTTGTTTAAAGGTGCAAGATGCTCCAACCTCCTCTATATCAAACAACTCTCATTGCTCCAATGTTGCCCAGAAAACTGAACGGGAACAGCAGCAAGGTGCCTTGG TTCAAAGTGGAGCATGTACACCAACAGGTACATGTGTACATTCTGCCCTTATCCAGCCTTTCAGTCCTGTTGTCCCATGCTTGGTAGAGACCTGTGATGGGCAAG GTTCAAAACCTGACTGTTCCTTGTCCTCATGTATCTTGCCCTCTCAGTCCTGCCACAAACCTTCATCTCCAAAACAACCTCGCCGCAGGTCGGCGATGTCCA GTTACAATGGAAATATGTCATCTAAAAATGGTTTACTCTGTGAAACAAGGTCACCTACT ATAAAGCCTTGCTACATCACTCCAGACCAGATCTCAAAAGAGCTCCAGGACATTGAGAACACACTGAATGATTTGGAGAATGAAGGCGTGGAGTTGGAGAGGAGACTTCGCATTTATGAAGAAG AGGGTCATGGGGACCTTCTGATGGATCCCTTGATGGTGGACTGGTTTAACCTGATTCGGAAAAAACAAAGCTACATACGCAGGGAGTCAGAGTTGATGTACAT agcaAGAACACAGGATCTGGAGGAGCAGCAGCCGGGAGTAGAAGGAGAGCTCAGGAGATTAATCAATAAACCAG AACATCTCAAGACTCTGGAAGAGAAGAAGCGGGAAACTGAGCTGTTGAACAGACTGATGAAGATTGTGAATGACAGGAACGCCATTGTTGAGGGTCTGGAGGAGGACAGGTTAAG ggaggaggaggaagatcAACAGTTGAATGAAATGATGCAAAGACTGG GTCTTCAGAAGTTTAAAAACAAACGCAAGTCGTCCTTTTCAAAGTTATTTCGACGGAGAAGTAAAAAAGCCTCAATGGGAGAGTGA